The DNA sequence TGGCGAGCTGCCGCGGCCGTCAGGCCGGCAGCGCCTGCGGCGCGGCGCTGCGCAAGGCTTCGAGGATGGCATGGCGCACCGCCCGCCAGTGCGGCGCGCCGTCCGCGCGCACGTGCTTCTGGTTGATCTCCAGTTCGATGCCGAGGTAGCGGTCGGCGCCGAAGCGCCGCCGCAGGTAAACCGTGAAACCGTCCGCCGTGCCCTCGTACGGATAATTCATGCGCGCCTTGAGCGCTGCGGCATAGACGTGCAGCGCCACGCGCCAGCGACGGCACAGCTCTACCTCCGCGCCGCGATCCGGGTCGTACAGCAGGCCGATATCGGCGTCGCGCACCTCGCCGTCCAGTTCCGGCGTGAAGCTGTGGCAGGACACGTGGACCACGCGCGCGCCGCCGTCGATGGCCTGCGCGATCATGGTTTCGGCCTTGTTGCGGTAGGGCTGGTAGTAGCGGGCGATGATTTCCTCGCGCAATTCCGCCGGCAGTGCGCGCGTGACTTCCGAAAACGCTTCCGGATGGCCGAGCGAGCGGTTCAGGTCGACCAGCAGGCGGCTGATGGTCGACACCAGCAGCGGCGCGTCCAGCAGCGACGACATCTCGCGCGCCAGGCGCAGCGCGCCGAGGTCGTAGCCGCGATGGGTATGCAGCAGGGCTTGCCGGTCGCGGAAGAAATCGCGGTAGCGCGAGGGGATGCGGTTGCCGGCGTGCTCGCAGGTGATGAGGAAATGGGTGGGGAAGGGCATGGCGGTGATGGATTAAACGCTCCTGTCCGAAATCGAAGAACCGCATTCCCCACGCCGGATGCAGGGGCTCCCGGCGCAGGGAGCAGCCGAGGGGAGAACAGTTACCCGTTTTCCACGAACATCCGTCCCTCCTGCAGGCAGGCGCACAGTTCGCGGTACACCGCCGTCATCTTTGCCCTGGAACATTCCGGCCCGACGGCGCGCAGGATGCGCCGCGCCAGCGGCCCCTGCTGCAGCATGACTTGCAGCGGCGCATGCCACAGGCTCTCGTGCACCGGGTCGTCGAGCGCGATCTGTCCCACCAGGTGCGCCCACAGCTCGCCGGCCGTGCAGCGCTTTTCCGGCACGCCCATCAGGGCCAGATAGCCGGCATGGTCGATCACGGCCTGCTCCGCGTCGCGCAGGCAATCCTGCAGGATGGCGGCCAGCGCATTGGTCGGGATTTCCTGCTGCGCCAGCAGGGCGGCGTCGGGCGCGCGGTACAGCAGGCGCACAGCCGACACGGCGGCGGCGGCGACGGCCAGGTCGGCGCGCGTGCATTCCTGGGTATCGACCACGCGGATCTCGATGGCGCTGCGGTCGAAGCGCGCGATGGCACCGCGCGAGTTGAGCCATTCGTGCCGCAGCACGCCGCGCGGGTCGTGGCGCGCGATGTCGCGGTACATCGGTTCCAGCACGCGCTGCTCGTAGGCGCGGCGGCTGGTGATGGTTTCCGGCACCACCAGCCCGGCGATCGACGGGATATTCCTGGCGTTGTCGCAGTACACGCGCATGCGGTAATCGGCGAAGCCGGTCGCGCGGCCGTCGGCGATCGGGGAACTGGCCGCCAGCGCAGGCAGGATCGGCAGCACCAGCCGCACCGCCGCGTGCAGCCGCGCGAATTCCCGGTCGTCGGCGAACGGCAGGTTGATGTGCATGCTCTGCAGGTTCAGCCAGCCGTGGCTCCTTGTATCGAAAGCGCTCTCATAGGCGCGGTAGATTTCCTCGTTCTGGTGCGGCCACAGCGCCGTGTCGGTCGCCGGGTTCATCCACGGATGCATGGCGGTGGGCATCAGGCAGGCGCCGTGCGGTGCCAGCCGCTCGTTGATTTCCCGTACCTCGCTCTGGAAGGCGTCCTGCAGCATGGACAGCATGATGATCGGGCGCAGGTTCTTCACCTCGATCAGGTGCAGCGCCAGTTCGTTCGACCATCCCAGCAGGCCGCGCCGCACCTCGCCGACAACGGCATCGTCGGCGTCGCGCAGCAGGCGGTCGGCGATCGGCCGCACCGACAGGCTGTCGCGGTCGACGATCATGTATTCCAGTTCGATGCCGTAGCCGGAAAAGACGTGCAGCAGCGGAGGATCGTCGTCCGTCGTCATGTGATGTTTCCCCTGAGCGCCTCGATGCGCTTGCGGAACACGCCCATCACCTCGCGGTACAGCGCATCGCCCAGCACCGCGTCTTCATTGCCGGCGTCCACGTTCGGGTTGTCGTTGATCTCGATCACGCACACCTGGCTGCCGACCTGCTTCAGGTCCACGCCATAGAAGCCGTCGCCGATCAGGTTGGCGGCCGCCACCGCCGTCTTGATCACCTCGTCGGGCGCCTCGCCCACCGACAGCGCCTCGGTGCGGCCCTCGTAACTGTGCTGCGACTCGTGCTTGATGATTTGCCAGTGGCCGGGCGCCATGTAGTACTTGCAGACGAACAGGGGGCGCTGGTCGAGCACCGCGACGCGCCAGTCGAATTCGGTGGGCAGGAATTCCTGCGCCAGCACCAGTTCCGACTCGCGCAGCAGCTCGCTGACCTTGGCCAGCAGTTGCGCCTCCGATTCGACCTTCACCACGCCCAGCGAAAACGCCGAATCGGGCTGCTTCAGGATGCACGGCAGGCCCAGGGTCGACACGATCTGCTCGACGTTGCCCTGGTGGACCACCATCGTCTTCGGGATCGGGATGTGGTGGCGCGCCAGCAGTTCGGCCAGGTAGATCTTGTTGGTGCAGCGCAGGATCGAGTCCGGATCGTCGATCACCACCAGGCCCGAGTCGGCCGCCTGGCGCGACAGCTGGTAGGTGTAGTGGTTGACGTTGGTGGTTTCGCGGATGAACAGCGCGTCGAAATCGGCCAGTCGGCCCGCATCCTTGCGCGCGATCAGTTCCGCCTGCATGTCGAGCACGCCGGCGGCGTCGACGAACTTGCGCATTGCTTCCGCATTGGATGGGCATTCGGAGCGCTCGGCATCGTACAGGATCGCCAGCGACGGCTTCCTGCGGGCCGGCGTCGTGGAGCGGATCTTTTGCTCGCGCAGGAAGTCGATCGCCGCCTGCGCCGCGCAGTCGCGGTCATGCTGGGGGATGTCGCGCACGCTGCCGGAATAGATGCCGCACAGGTGCCAGCGCTCGTTGGCGCGTTCGAAGCGGGCGTGCAGCACCGGCGCGCGCAGCATCTTGAACAGCGCATCGGCCAGCGGCTGGTGGCGCCGTCGCTGCTCTTGCGCGCTATCCCGCCCGAAGTAGATGTTCAGGTCGATGAAATCCTCGCTGTCGCGCGCCAGCGCGCAGTCGATCAGATCGCCGAGCTTTTCGGTGATGTCCTGCACCAGGCTTTCCGATTGCAGCGATTTCATCGCTTCCACGTCCGGTACCGGCTGGTGGCCGCGCGCTTCCGCCAGCAGCGACACGTAGTAGCCGTCGCTCTGGTAACGGTAGGTGCGGCAGAGGTTGAAGACTTTGGTGGAGTTGCTGTCCCCGTAGGCCGGGTCCATCAGGTAGGTTTGTGCAGGGATGACGGTGACGCCTGGGATGTCGCTGGGCCAATCTTGCTGCTGACTTACGACGAAAAGGATATTCATGGTACTTCCTGTCGCCCCGGTCTGGGGGGGTGAATGATAAGCAGGTTCGCATCGTGCGTGACGATGCCGAGCAGTACCGCATTGACGACACGGTCGATACTCAGCCAGTACTCGTGCGCGCTGGCGTAGGGATTCTTGGCGTACGGGTCGACCACCAGCACCTGGCGGCGCTCGCGGTCATAGCCGGCGATCACCACGAAATGCCCGGAGGGCAGGCCGCGCACGTCGTCGGGCTTGTCTTCCGGGCCGTATTCGCGCGGTACCCGGTACAGGTAGGTCGAAGACAGGCCGGTAATGATCGGCAGGCCGCGCCGCAGGATGCCGCGGATCAAATAGCGCGACAGGTCCAGCAGGCGCAGCCGGCCGCCGCGCGAAAGGAATTCCAGGTAGCCGGTGGTGGCGTGTTGCAGCCGGTAATCCATCTTGATTTCGCGCTGCCGGCGCAGGCGGTCGGCGATGTCGACCCCCGGCGCGAACCAGGTCGGGTCGAACACGGTCAGGTTGTAGGTATAGATCGTCGCCTTGTAGCCCTTGGCCAGCGCATCGCACGCGAGAAACACCGCGAAGGTGCCGCCGTGCTCCAGCCGGCCGGCGCGCGCGATGACCTCGGCGAGTTCCTCGTCCTCGCCCCAGTAGCGGTACACCGAGTGCAGGCAGGTCGGGCCGCAGGTGGTCTCGTCCGGCTGCGGGAGAATCTTGACAGGGAGTTCCAGTACGGGATGGCTCACGGAAATGCCTTGGCAATAGACGC is a window from the Noviherbaspirillum sp. UKPF54 genome containing:
- a CDS encoding N-formylglutamate amidohydrolase, producing the protein MPFPTHFLITCEHAGNRIPSRYRDFFRDRQALLHTHRGYDLGALRLAREMSSLLDAPLLVSTISRLLVDLNRSLGHPEAFSEVTRALPAELREEIIARYYQPYRNKAETMIAQAIDGGARVVHVSCHSFTPELDGEVRDADIGLLYDPDRGAEVELCRRWRVALHVYAAALKARMNYPYEGTADGFTVYLRRRFGADRYLGIELEINQKHVRADGAPHWRAVRHAILEALRSAAPQALPA
- a CDS encoding glutamate-cysteine ligase family protein, whose amino-acid sequence is MTTDDDPPLLHVFSGYGIELEYMIVDRDSLSVRPIADRLLRDADDAVVGEVRRGLLGWSNELALHLIEVKNLRPIIMLSMLQDAFQSEVREINERLAPHGACLMPTAMHPWMNPATDTALWPHQNEEIYRAYESAFDTRSHGWLNLQSMHINLPFADDREFARLHAAVRLVLPILPALAASSPIADGRATGFADYRMRVYCDNARNIPSIAGLVVPETITSRRAYEQRVLEPMYRDIARHDPRGVLRHEWLNSRGAIARFDRSAIEIRVVDTQECTRADLAVAAAAVSAVRLLYRAPDAALLAQQEIPTNALAAILQDCLRDAEQAVIDHAGYLALMGVPEKRCTAGELWAHLVGQIALDDPVHESLWHAPLQVMLQQGPLARRILRAVGPECSRAKMTAVYRELCACLQEGRMFVENG
- a CDS encoding RimK family protein; this translates as MNILFVVSQQQDWPSDIPGVTVIPAQTYLMDPAYGDSNSTKVFNLCRTYRYQSDGYYVSLLAEARGHQPVPDVEAMKSLQSESLVQDITEKLGDLIDCALARDSEDFIDLNIYFGRDSAQEQRRRHQPLADALFKMLRAPVLHARFERANERWHLCGIYSGSVRDIPQHDRDCAAQAAIDFLREQKIRSTTPARRKPSLAILYDAERSECPSNAEAMRKFVDAAGVLDMQAELIARKDAGRLADFDALFIRETTNVNHYTYQLSRQAADSGLVVIDDPDSILRCTNKIYLAELLARHHIPIPKTMVVHQGNVEQIVSTLGLPCILKQPDSAFSLGVVKVESEAQLLAKVSELLRESELVLAQEFLPTEFDWRVAVLDQRPLFVCKYYMAPGHWQIIKHESQHSYEGRTEALSVGEAPDEVIKTAVAAANLIGDGFYGVDLKQVGSQVCVIEINDNPNVDAGNEDAVLGDALYREVMGVFRKRIEALRGNIT
- a CDS encoding C39 family peptidase: MSHPVLELPVKILPQPDETTCGPTCLHSVYRYWGEDEELAEVIARAGRLEHGGTFAVFLACDALAKGYKATIYTYNLTVFDPTWFAPGVDIADRLRRQREIKMDYRLQHATTGYLEFLSRGGRLRLLDLSRYLIRGILRRGLPIITGLSSTYLYRVPREYGPEDKPDDVRGLPSGHFVVIAGYDRERRQVLVVDPYAKNPYASAHEYWLSIDRVVNAVLLGIVTHDANLLIIHPPRPGRQEVP